A genome region from Alphaproteobacteria bacterium includes the following:
- a CDS encoding 2-hydroxy-acid oxidase, with translation RGELFSAGGRVVKNVTGYDLCKLLAGSYGTLAAMTDVVVKVLPAPEKTRTVLVFGLGDEDAARAMGAALTCEHEVSAAAHLPEPIARRSAVGYVNSGGKPVTAVRVEGFPASVQLRCTAIKVLLSSFGPVEELHGKNSAILWREIRDVERLLPQLERAVWRISTPPVAGAKVAARIAARLPAELYYDWAGGLIWVASAASGDAGAVVIRDALRESGGHATLMRAPEAVRAAVEVFEPLSNAVERLSVRVKESFDPRRILNPGRTHAGR, from the coding sequence ACGCGGCGAGCTCTTCAGCGCCGGCGGACGCGTCGTCAAAAACGTAACGGGCTACGACCTTTGCAAGCTCCTCGCCGGTTCCTATGGAACGCTTGCCGCGATGACCGATGTCGTCGTGAAAGTCCTGCCCGCACCCGAAAAAACGCGAACGGTGCTGGTTTTCGGCCTCGGCGATGAAGATGCAGCCCGCGCAATGGGCGCTGCGCTGACCTGCGAACATGAGGTCTCCGCTGCGGCACACTTGCCCGAACCGATCGCCAGGCGTTCGGCGGTCGGGTATGTGAACAGTGGCGGCAAACCGGTGACCGCGGTGCGCGTCGAGGGATTTCCTGCCTCGGTCCAACTCCGGTGTACGGCGATCAAAGTGTTGCTCTCGTCCTTTGGCCCCGTCGAAGAACTTCACGGCAAGAATTCCGCGATACTCTGGCGCGAGATTCGCGATGTCGAGCGACTCTTGCCTCAGCTCGAACGCGCAGTGTGGCGAATTTCGACGCCGCCTGTCGCCGGAGCAAAGGTCGCAGCCCGCATCGCAGCGAGACTCCCTGCGGAGCTCTATTACGATTGGGCGGGCGGATTGATCTGGGTGGCGTCGGCCGCGAGCGGCGATGCAGGTGCGGTCGTCATTCGCGACGCGCTGCGTGAATCGGGTGGGCACGCGACCCTTATGCGAGCGCCCGAGGCCGTGCGGGCGGCCGTCGAAGTGTTCGAGCCGCTTTCGAATGCAGTCGAGCGATTGAGCGTGCGCGTCAAGGAAAGTTTCGATCCGCGCCGCATCCTCAATCCCGGCCGCACTCATGCG